The following coding sequences are from one Myxococcus guangdongensis window:
- a CDS encoding ELWxxDGT repeat protein, which yields MKTLGRAGASWLCILLVIVGGCGESPSDGEPPLGTARASLKVQAPELVRDLRTVLVANEGSAPAELAALGDVLLFAAKEASSGRELWRSDGTPEGTWLVRDINPGPQDSSPMHLTVVGGVAYFFANDGSRGSELWKSDGTAEGTVLVKDISPGSGSASVQRVTRFQGQLYLSLLGTPEGTSRLWKSDGTPEGTVSIESHPSGPTFQAPTEFAVAGSLLYFISPATPLSDEVWRTDGTREGTVRLRSGMSGNQRVYASTLTPVGDRIYFIGSDPTSAPKTLWTSDGTLEGTRPIPFDSTTGPLHGRMVGMAGMLYFVAETRMWNGLSGYELHRFNGTWVSLVEDIHPSGSSWPEGLVVIGDTLYFSASQGGDQELWKTESTSLGAQRVKDIRLGGQSSLPQNLTAVGPLLYFTAQGDWGGREVWKSDGTAAGTVMVKSIRPQAVPAGSEPANLTAVGHRLFFSANDGVTGLEPWTSDGTSAGTRRVRDILSGSTDSTPEVLTPYQGKLWFVADTDTLGREPWMSDGTSAGTVALDLYPGGWGSSPSWLLEMNGALFFDAESTTLGREPWRTEGTLESTRLLKDLRTAPYYSSGPHDAQVVAGRLHFTADDGSTGYDPWVSDGTAEGTRLLKDLWQGSPYNSMSKGYVEFKGLGYFAATTGAGTVLWRTDGTTAGTVTVSNTRADFATGSAVLPDFFLFPGGATSSNNIELWRSNGTAAGTVLVRDIHPTDSSWPSDFAMRRGVLYFSAAEAYNQRGLWRSDGTTAGTLRVKGFEDSRFNFNPRHLAPLNDVVLFQATDLEGGAELWRSDGTTAGTWRVKDINPGPVGSMAATPMLALPDEGLVIFTASDGVTGMEPWVSDGTEAGTQRIADLAPGPYSSNPKLFTRAGDRIYFSASDGVTGRELWRMRFDAVPDVTPPVVTCPASLTVEATSASGAPVTYAAARATDEIPGGVMLSYSQASGTLFSLGATAITVTARDLAGNVATCGFSVTVRDSTPPKLTCPGPSIVAEATSAAGAQVSFPAATATDAVTSGLVVTASHATGSVFPLGSTSVTFTAKDEAGNTGACSFSVVVRDTTRPTITCPGPVIYAEATSASGAVVHYPPATATDAVTGSPLVLYTHASDAAFPLARTTVTAMARDATGNSSSCTFDVLVRDTTPPSVVCPADLLVEATSPEGAHVSYAPATAMDAVTKVLTLSYSQASQTVFPVGPTTVNVSTRDGAGNVGSCSFSVQVRDTTAPVLTCPADITVEATEAAGAVVTFPPATAADGVSTALEVSSSHASGELFALGVTTVTVTAADEAGNTASCSFSVTVRDTTAPALTCPADIVTEATQATGAVVTFPPVSASDAVSTTFEVSSSHASGELFALGVTAVTVSATDEAGNTASCAFLVTVRDTTAPVLTCPANLLTEATEAAGAVVTFPPVSTSDAVSTTFEVSSSHTSSELFALGTTTVTVTATDAAGNTGSCSFLVTVRDTTAPVLSCPGDITVEATQASGAVVTFPPVSAADAVSTALEVSSSHASGGLFALGTTTVTTSATDAAGNKAVCAFSVNVVDTTPPTLVCPGAMSVEATSASGTQVEALPTATAMDAVSASPRLVYSHEAGTRFPLGDTTLTVVARDGANNTASCQFILTVKDTQAPSVRCPEDLSAEAQDARGAAVTFHWDAPVDTVTQEPSLTPSVASGSTFPLGTTSVTLTTRDEAGNTAACAFSITVRDTAPPTLVCPAAVEVSTPDASGQSVTYPAAQVHDAVTGAPQVTYSHASGSRFPLGTTAVRVTAKDEAGLSSECTFPVTVNPVSEPAPVPSRPESHGCAAGPGSSGGLTWMMLMMSTAGWWRRRSRR from the coding sequence ATGAAAACACTGGGACGTGCTGGCGCGTCGTGGCTCTGCATCCTGCTCGTCATCGTCGGCGGATGTGGGGAGTCTCCCTCCGACGGCGAGCCACCGCTCGGCACCGCGCGCGCATCGCTGAAGGTGCAGGCTCCCGAGCTCGTCCGGGACCTGCGCACGGTGCTCGTGGCCAATGAGGGCAGCGCCCCGGCGGAGCTGGCCGCGCTCGGCGACGTGCTCCTCTTCGCCGCGAAGGAGGCCAGCAGCGGGCGGGAGCTGTGGCGCAGCGACGGCACCCCCGAGGGGACCTGGCTCGTCCGGGACATCAACCCCGGGCCCCAGGACTCCAGCCCCATGCACCTCACCGTCGTCGGCGGGGTGGCGTACTTCTTCGCCAATGACGGCAGCCGGGGCTCGGAGCTGTGGAAGAGCGATGGGACGGCCGAGGGCACGGTGCTCGTCAAGGACATCAGCCCGGGCTCCGGCTCGGCCTCCGTGCAGCGCGTGACGCGGTTCCAGGGCCAGCTCTACCTCAGCCTCCTCGGCACTCCGGAGGGGACCAGCAGGCTGTGGAAGAGCGACGGCACCCCCGAGGGGACTGTTTCCATCGAGTCCCATCCCTCGGGCCCCACGTTCCAGGCGCCCACGGAGTTCGCCGTCGCGGGCTCCCTGCTCTACTTCATCTCCCCCGCCACGCCCCTGTCCGACGAGGTGTGGCGCACCGATGGGACACGCGAGGGCACGGTGCGCCTGCGCTCCGGCATGTCCGGCAACCAGCGCGTCTACGCGAGCACCCTGACCCCCGTGGGCGACCGCATCTACTTCATCGGCTCCGACCCGACCTCGGCACCGAAGACCCTCTGGACGAGTGATGGGACGCTGGAGGGCACGCGCCCCATCCCTTTCGACTCCACCACCGGCCCCCTGCATGGGCGGATGGTGGGGATGGCGGGGATGCTCTACTTCGTGGCGGAGACCCGGATGTGGAATGGCCTCTCCGGCTACGAGCTGCACCGGTTCAATGGAACGTGGGTCTCGCTGGTCGAGGACATCCACCCGTCCGGCAGCAGCTGGCCGGAGGGTCTGGTGGTCATCGGCGACACGCTCTATTTCAGCGCGAGCCAGGGTGGGGACCAGGAGCTCTGGAAGACCGAGAGCACCTCCCTGGGGGCGCAGCGGGTCAAGGACATCCGGCTCGGCGGGCAGTCCTCCCTGCCCCAGAACCTCACCGCCGTGGGCCCGTTGCTCTACTTCACGGCCCAGGGGGACTGGGGTGGCCGCGAGGTCTGGAAGAGCGATGGGACCGCCGCGGGCACCGTCATGGTCAAGAGCATCCGTCCACAGGCCGTCCCCGCGGGCTCAGAGCCCGCGAACCTGACAGCCGTGGGCCATCGGCTCTTCTTCTCCGCCAATGACGGCGTCACCGGCCTCGAGCCCTGGACGAGCGACGGGACGAGCGCGGGCACCCGCCGGGTCCGCGACATCCTCTCGGGCTCCACGGACTCCACCCCCGAGGTGCTCACGCCCTACCAGGGCAAGCTCTGGTTCGTCGCCGACACGGACACCCTGGGCCGTGAGCCCTGGATGAGTGACGGCACCTCCGCCGGCACCGTCGCCCTGGACCTGTATCCCGGAGGCTGGGGTTCGTCGCCCTCGTGGCTGCTCGAGATGAACGGCGCCCTCTTCTTCGACGCGGAGTCCACCACCCTCGGTCGGGAGCCGTGGAGGACGGAGGGGACCTTGGAGAGCACCCGGCTGCTCAAGGACCTCCGCACCGCGCCCTACTACTCCAGCGGCCCCCACGACGCGCAGGTCGTCGCGGGCCGGCTCCACTTCACCGCCGACGACGGCTCCACGGGCTATGACCCCTGGGTCTCGGACGGCACGGCCGAGGGGACGCGCCTGCTCAAGGACCTGTGGCAGGGGTCGCCCTACAACTCGATGAGCAAGGGGTACGTGGAGTTCAAGGGCCTGGGCTACTTCGCGGCGACGACGGGCGCGGGCACGGTGCTGTGGCGCACCGATGGGACGACGGCGGGCACCGTCACGGTCAGCAACACCCGCGCCGACTTCGCCACGGGCTCCGCCGTCCTGCCGGACTTCTTCCTCTTCCCGGGAGGGGCCACTTCCAGCAACAACATCGAGCTGTGGCGCAGCAACGGCACGGCGGCGGGCACCGTCCTGGTTCGGGACATCCACCCGACCGATAGCAGTTGGCCCTCGGACTTCGCGATGCGTCGGGGCGTGCTCTACTTCAGCGCCGCGGAGGCCTACAATCAGCGCGGCCTGTGGCGCAGCGATGGAACCACCGCGGGCACGTTGCGAGTGAAGGGCTTCGAGGACTCGCGCTTCAACTTCAACCCCCGGCACCTGGCGCCGCTCAACGACGTGGTGCTGTTCCAGGCCACGGATTTGGAGGGCGGCGCCGAGCTGTGGCGCAGCGATGGAACCACCGCGGGCACCTGGCGCGTGAAGGACATCAACCCCGGGCCCGTGGGCAGCATGGCGGCGACGCCCATGCTCGCGCTGCCCGATGAAGGGCTGGTCATCTTCACCGCCTCGGATGGGGTGACGGGCATGGAGCCCTGGGTGTCGGACGGCACCGAGGCGGGCACCCAGCGCATCGCGGACCTGGCGCCGGGGCCCTACTCCTCGAACCCGAAGCTGTTCACCCGCGCGGGGGACCGCATCTACTTCTCGGCGAGCGACGGAGTGACGGGCCGGGAGCTGTGGCGGATGAGGTTCGACGCCGTGCCGGATGTGACGCCGCCCGTGGTGACGTGCCCCGCGAGCCTCACCGTGGAGGCGACGAGCGCCTCGGGCGCCCCGGTAACGTACGCCGCGGCCCGCGCCACGGATGAGATTCCTGGAGGCGTCATGCTGTCCTACAGCCAGGCCTCCGGGACGCTGTTCTCGCTGGGGGCGACGGCCATCACCGTGACGGCGAGAGATTTGGCGGGCAACGTGGCCACCTGCGGCTTCTCGGTCACGGTGCGGGACAGCACGCCGCCGAAGCTGACCTGTCCGGGTCCCTCCATCGTGGCCGAGGCCACCAGCGCGGCGGGTGCCCAGGTGAGCTTCCCCGCGGCCACGGCCACCGACGCGGTGACCTCCGGGCTCGTCGTGACGGCGAGCCATGCCACCGGCTCGGTGTTCCCGCTCGGCTCGACGAGCGTCACCTTCACCGCGAAGGACGAGGCGGGGAACACCGGCGCGTGCTCCTTCTCCGTGGTGGTGCGAGACACCACCCGTCCGACCATCACCTGCCCGGGGCCGGTCATCTACGCCGAAGCCACCTCGGCCTCCGGCGCGGTGGTCCACTACCCGCCCGCCACGGCGACCGACGCGGTGACGGGCAGCCCGCTGGTGCTCTACACCCACGCATCGGACGCGGCGTTCCCGCTGGCCCGGACGACCGTCACGGCGATGGCGCGAGACGCCACGGGGAACTCCTCCTCCTGCACCTTCGACGTGCTCGTCCGCGATACCACGCCGCCCTCGGTGGTCTGTCCCGCCGACCTCCTCGTCGAGGCCACGAGCCCCGAGGGGGCGCACGTCAGCTACGCGCCCGCCACCGCGATGGACGCGGTGACGAAGGTCCTGACGCTGTCGTACAGCCAGGCATCGCAGACCGTGTTCCCCGTGGGCCCCACCACCGTCAACGTCTCCACGCGCGACGGGGCGGGGAACGTGGGCTCGTGTTCCTTCTCCGTGCAGGTGCGAGACACCACCGCGCCGGTGCTCACCTGCCCGGCGGACATCACCGTGGAGGCCACGGAAGCAGCGGGCGCCGTCGTCACCTTCCCGCCAGCCACCGCGGCGGATGGCGTGAGCACGGCGCTCGAGGTCTCCAGCAGCCACGCCTCGGGTGAGCTGTTCGCGCTGGGCGTGACGACCGTCACGGTGACGGCGGCGGATGAGGCTGGCAACACGGCCTCCTGCTCGTTCTCCGTGACGGTCCGCGACACCACCGCGCCGGCGCTCACGTGCCCGGCGGACATCGTCACGGAAGCCACGCAGGCGACGGGGGCTGTCGTCACCTTCCCGCCGGTCTCCGCCTCCGACGCGGTGAGCACGACGTTCGAGGTCTCCAGCAGCCACGCCTCGGGTGAGCTGTTCGCGCTGGGCGTGACGGCGGTGACGGTGAGCGCGACGGATGAAGCTGGCAACACGGCCTCCTGCGCGTTCTTGGTGACGGTCCGCGACACCACCGCGCCGGTGCTCACCTGCCCGGCGAACCTCCTCACGGAGGCCACGGAAGCAGCGGGCGCCGTCGTCACCTTCCCGCCGGTCTCCACTTCCGATGCGGTGAGCACGACGTTCGAGGTCTCCAGCAGCCACACCTCGAGTGAGCTGTTCGCGCTGGGGACGACGACCGTGACGGTGACCGCGACGGACGCGGCCGGCAACACGGGCTCCTGCTCGTTCTTGGTGACGGTCCGCGACACCACCGCGCCAGTGCTCTCGTGCCCGGGAGACATCACGGTCGAAGCCACGCAGGCTTCGGGTGCCGTCGTCACCTTCCCCCCCGTCTCCGCCGCCGACGCGGTGAGCACGGCGCTCGAGGTCTCCAGCAGCCACGCCTCAGGAGGACTGTTCGCGCTGGGAACGACGACCGTCACCACGAGCGCGACCGACGCGGCCGGAAACAAGGCCGTGTGTGCCTTCTCCGTGAACGTGGTGGACACGACGCCGCCGACCCTCGTGTGCCCTGGCGCGATGAGCGTCGAGGCCACGAGCGCCTCGGGCACGCAGGTCGAGGCACTGCCAACCGCCACCGCGATGGACGCCGTGAGCGCATCGCCGCGGCTGGTCTACAGCCATGAGGCAGGGACCCGCTTCCCGCTGGGCGACACCACCCTCACCGTCGTGGCCCGGGACGGCGCGAACAACACAGCCTCGTGCCAGTTCATCCTCACCGTGAAGGATACGCAGGCCCCGTCCGTGCGCTGCCCGGAGGACCTCTCGGCGGAGGCCCAGGATGCACGGGGCGCGGCCGTCACCTTCCACTGGGACGCCCCGGTGGACACCGTCACCCAGGAGCCCAGCCTCACGCCGAGCGTGGCCTCGGGGTCGACGTTCCCCCTCGGGACGACCTCCGTCACGCTGACCACGCGGGACGAGGCGGGAAACACCGCCGCCTGCGCGTTCTCCATCACCGTGCGAGACACCGCTCCACCGACGCTCGTCTGCCCCGCGGCGGTCGAGGTCTCCACTCCCGACGCCTCGGGCCAGTCCGTCACCTATCCGGCGGCCCAGGTCCATGACGCGGTGACGGGCGCGCCCCAGGTCACCTACAGCCACGCTTCAGGGAGCCGCTTCCCGCTCGGCACCACCGCGGTCCGGGTCACCGCGAAGGACGAGGCCGGGCTGTCGTCCGAGTGCACCTTCCCCGTCACGGTGAACCCGGTCTCCGAGCCCGCCCCCGTCCCGTCGAGGCCCGAGAGTCATGGGTGTGCGGCGGGACCGGGGAGCTCCGGCGGACTGACGTGGATGATGCTCATGATGAGCACCGCTGGGTGGTGGCGGCGGCGCTCCCGCCGATAG
- a CDS encoding M57 family metalloprotease, with translation MFKQVAVLAVTCSALMVGCGSDAQTEQEETTSNLIEAGFPANDIQVVDGAVLVGRDGLVSLAASREMLQAPEGSHEQYRSVNIAGPGVTKICVTPTVWFEGYPLMSQGLDLALANYNALGLRITFARGPTTGCTANIIAKHNMLSDGRSIAAFPANGLPGWIVDINIGVNAYPLNVSEQIITHELGHALGLRHSDYYNTSISCGRPYPDPESDPENVGAVHIPGTPTAATPGGSVMNSCPSLSDSGNFTSGDIAALTYLYGW, from the coding sequence ATGTTCAAGCAGGTCGCAGTCCTCGCCGTGACGTGTAGCGCATTGATGGTCGGCTGTGGTTCCGACGCGCAGACCGAGCAGGAGGAGACCACCTCCAATCTCATCGAGGCTGGCTTTCCGGCCAATGACATCCAGGTGGTGGACGGCGCCGTGCTCGTCGGCCGCGATGGTCTGGTGTCGCTCGCGGCCTCCCGCGAGATGCTCCAGGCGCCCGAGGGGAGCCACGAGCAGTACCGCTCGGTCAACATCGCGGGTCCTGGCGTGACGAAGATCTGCGTCACCCCCACCGTCTGGTTCGAAGGCTACCCCCTGATGAGCCAGGGGCTCGACCTGGCCCTCGCCAACTACAATGCGCTGGGGCTCCGAATCACCTTCGCGCGCGGGCCGACGACCGGCTGCACCGCGAACATCATCGCGAAGCACAACATGCTCTCCGACGGCCGGAGCATCGCGGCGTTCCCCGCCAATGGGCTTCCGGGGTGGATCGTCGACATCAACATCGGGGTGAACGCCTACCCGCTCAACGTCAGCGAGCAGATCATCACCCATGAGCTGGGCCATGCCCTCGGCCTGCGCCACTCGGATTACTACAACACCAGCATCAGCTGCGGCCGCCCCTACCCCGACCCCGAGTCGGACCCGGAGAACGTGGGCGCCGTCCACATCCCGGGGACGCCGACCGCCGCCACCCCGGGCGGCTCGGTCATGAACTCCTGCCCCTCCCTCTCGGATTCGGGCAACTTCACCAGCGGCGACATCGCCGCGCTGACGTACCTCTACGGCTGGTAG
- a CDS encoding esterase/lipase family protein: protein MTTEDEESESCGECDGGTDAGDAGDAGDAGDAGCPPPEQDFTETPTCEDDAGVDAGADAGSDGGGGGGGGGSDAGSDGGRDAGSSPGADAGADAGTDAGASLAEASVVQASFEPQATPAPTPVLNPTPTTAADRTNGAERSRMRARCGICELRPRGPIDPNKVPYISVHGIGAGPEVMDPAINHFPSNAQVYDFFYPDNRHPMETADCLRNAIIQARGAHSGTTVQVVAHSLGAIIATGADHSLVDPEWMPTEVPTNCGFMKKVRGRHRNGFVLEPPPNPNQLDLRMTLIDPVFQGFTDAPLFISDCVPGPGDLTAGSALMQTLNTRPTFSRQRRVFYANRANDDTARDLTEFDDADLELICKALRGETVRTRKFGLVNAWNAVKNLRVGPGGKKLKDALGCGPCSAARIKQLAGQAAPRLPGDHTEVIDVIPF, encoded by the coding sequence ATGACGACGGAAGACGAAGAGTCCGAGTCCTGCGGCGAGTGTGATGGAGGCACCGACGCGGGTGACGCGGGTGACGCGGGTGACGCCGGAGACGCGGGCTGTCCTCCGCCCGAGCAGGACTTCACCGAGACGCCCACGTGCGAAGACGACGCGGGGGTGGACGCAGGCGCGGATGCGGGCTCGGACGGAGGTGGCGGCGGCGGTGGTGGTGGTTCAGACGCGGGTTCGGACGGCGGGCGCGACGCGGGGAGCAGCCCCGGCGCGGACGCAGGCGCCGATGCGGGGACCGACGCGGGCGCGAGCCTGGCAGAAGCGTCGGTGGTGCAAGCCTCCTTCGAGCCCCAGGCCACTCCTGCTCCGACTCCCGTCCTGAACCCCACGCCGACCACGGCCGCAGACCGGACGAATGGCGCGGAGCGGTCCCGGATGCGCGCGCGCTGTGGCATCTGCGAGCTCCGGCCCCGAGGGCCCATCGACCCGAACAAGGTGCCCTACATCTCCGTGCATGGCATCGGCGCCGGCCCCGAGGTGATGGACCCGGCCATCAACCACTTCCCGTCCAATGCGCAGGTCTACGACTTCTTCTACCCAGACAACCGGCACCCCATGGAGACGGCGGACTGCCTGCGCAACGCCATCATCCAGGCGCGAGGAGCGCACTCGGGGACGACCGTCCAGGTGGTGGCGCATTCACTGGGCGCCATCATCGCGACGGGCGCGGACCACTCGCTCGTGGACCCGGAGTGGATGCCGACGGAGGTCCCCACCAACTGCGGGTTCATGAAGAAGGTGCGCGGCAGGCATCGCAACGGCTTCGTGCTCGAGCCCCCGCCCAACCCCAATCAGCTCGACCTCCGGATGACCCTCATCGACCCCGTCTTCCAGGGCTTCACCGATGCTCCGCTGTTCATCTCCGACTGCGTGCCCGGCCCCGGAGACCTCACGGCGGGCAGCGCGCTCATGCAGACGCTGAACACCCGGCCCACCTTCTCCAGACAGCGCAGGGTGTTCTATGCCAACCGCGCGAACGACGACACGGCCCGGGACCTCACCGAGTTCGATGACGCGGACCTGGAGTTGATCTGCAAGGCGCTCCGGGGAGAGACCGTCCGCACCCGGAAGTTCGGCCTCGTCAACGCGTGGAACGCGGTCAAGAACCTGCGAGTCGGCCCCGGAGGGAAGAAGCTCAAGGACGCCCTGGGCTGTGGCCCCTGCTCCGCGGCGCGCATCAAGCAGCTCGCGGGACAGGCAGCCCCCCGGCTGCCGGGCGACCACACCGAAGTCATCGACGTCATCCCCTTCTGA
- a CDS encoding protein kinase domain-containing protein: MDDDRDDVPEAARSTVELSLAPGAGETGLHGDSSVGHYTLLALLGRGGMGEVHKAWDRRLSRTVALKFVRGGDPDRVMRFLQEAQTQARIEHPNVCAVYEVGHAEGRHYIAMQLIEGQRLDQVAGGLSLPEKVQVMREVASAMYEAHNLGVIHRDLKPGNIMVRRLENGRCFPVVMDFGLAHEVGLAQGLTRSGAVMGTPAYMSPEQARGDTRAIDRRSDVYGLGATLHELLAGVPPFSDKTLLGTLNKVLHEDAPSLRSLVPHLPGDLEVIVLKCLSKDPEQRYASARALAEDLGRYLDGEPILGQRPALLSRLWRRARKHRTLVAVSVMSLASILVLSVLGVTSRLDARHARLQSEVRARMAEQLGQQVKDIEWFLRLAYTTPLHDTGREQQLVRERMARIAAWRHTLGEPGDALVQYALGRGHLAMHELEQAHEALTRARRLGLDSPELHHALGRVLGERYHQAMEEARRGGDATWVAERQRIIEAQYLQPALQSLERSRVLELESPRYLEGLIAFYRRDYDAAARAATLAEAQAPWSYEARKLAGDVAHARAMEQLERGEYDAARSGLREARRLHERAVELGRSDARSYEALAEVGLQEAELDRRQGQLPHASLEKALAAAEQGLQAAPSRGAGYTRKAFILINRYRAANAAGQGLDPKPILADCLATASRAVELSPQDVQAHDILGVGHFFQGLRAAWEEKDPEPAWGEAISRLERALELQPQYPWGLNDLALVHHSRGTHQRERGEDPSASYAEAERLLRLAVRHDPKYVFGFSNLAELYNAMAAHGLARGLDPEPEVQKAIAAGEAALAINGNFHSALNKLGLSELLRAEHLVVSGADARAPLERASHWFERSLGINPTFGRSHFFLAMGHWLSATHAVREDRDPGASLQAGQRALAAALRGDKSCADCQVLSARLALVEAAWARRSGLSGLRHLQHAHAEARRAVEIHPYNESHEVLARACWRLAQVVSPSEAPGFISEGLAQVDLALGLDSKLASAHAVRGGLRLLQSRLARGDEERAAHLSQARESLSRAMELRPLLRREDADALREAGFSASRD; encoded by the coding sequence ATGGACGATGACCGGGATGACGTTCCGGAGGCGGCGCGGTCCACCGTGGAGCTCAGTCTCGCGCCCGGTGCGGGGGAGACCGGTCTCCACGGAGACTCCTCCGTGGGCCATTACACGCTGCTGGCGCTGCTTGGCCGCGGCGGCATGGGAGAGGTCCACAAGGCCTGGGACCGGCGGCTGAGTCGCACCGTCGCGCTGAAGTTCGTGCGGGGCGGTGACCCGGACCGGGTGATGCGCTTCCTCCAAGAGGCCCAAACGCAGGCGCGAATCGAGCACCCGAATGTGTGCGCGGTGTACGAGGTCGGTCACGCGGAGGGCCGTCACTACATCGCCATGCAGCTCATCGAGGGGCAGCGGCTCGACCAGGTCGCCGGAGGACTGTCGCTCCCCGAGAAAGTCCAGGTGATGCGAGAGGTCGCCTCCGCGATGTACGAGGCGCACAATCTCGGCGTCATCCACCGCGACCTCAAGCCGGGCAACATCATGGTGCGACGGCTGGAGAATGGGCGCTGCTTCCCGGTGGTGATGGACTTCGGCCTGGCGCACGAGGTCGGTCTCGCGCAGGGGCTCACCCGGTCCGGCGCGGTGATGGGGACCCCCGCGTACATGTCACCGGAGCAGGCCCGTGGAGATACGCGGGCCATCGACCGGCGCTCGGATGTCTATGGCCTTGGTGCCACCCTCCATGAACTGCTGGCCGGAGTGCCACCGTTCTCGGACAAGACGCTCCTCGGCACCCTCAACAAGGTGCTCCATGAAGATGCGCCGTCCCTGCGCTCGCTCGTGCCGCACCTGCCCGGCGACCTGGAGGTCATCGTCCTCAAGTGTCTGAGCAAGGACCCCGAGCAGCGCTATGCGTCTGCGCGAGCCCTGGCCGAGGACCTGGGACGCTACCTCGACGGTGAGCCCATCCTCGGGCAGCGCCCGGCTCTTCTCTCCCGGCTCTGGCGCCGCGCGCGCAAGCACCGGACCCTGGTGGCCGTCTCCGTCATGTCGCTGGCGAGCATCCTTGTCCTCTCGGTCCTGGGCGTCACCTCCCGCCTGGATGCGCGTCATGCCCGACTGCAATCGGAGGTGCGGGCGCGGATGGCCGAGCAATTGGGCCAGCAGGTGAAGGACATCGAGTGGTTCCTGCGCCTGGCCTACACGACTCCCTTGCACGACACCGGTCGAGAGCAGCAGCTCGTGCGCGAGCGCATGGCGCGCATCGCGGCCTGGCGGCACACGTTGGGGGAGCCAGGGGACGCGCTCGTCCAGTACGCGCTGGGGCGGGGACATCTGGCGATGCACGAGTTGGAGCAGGCCCACGAAGCGCTGACGCGCGCGAGGCGGCTGGGGCTGGATTCGCCAGAGCTCCATCATGCGCTGGGCCGGGTCCTCGGCGAGCGTTACCACCAGGCAATGGAAGAGGCGCGGCGCGGGGGAGACGCGACGTGGGTCGCGGAGCGGCAGCGCATCATCGAGGCGCAGTACCTCCAACCCGCGCTCCAGTCTCTCGAGCGCAGCCGCGTGCTGGAGCTGGAGTCTCCCCGGTACCTGGAGGGACTGATTGCCTTCTATCGCCGGGATTACGACGCGGCGGCGCGGGCCGCGACCCTCGCCGAGGCCCAGGCGCCGTGGTCGTACGAGGCCCGGAAGCTCGCGGGAGACGTGGCGCACGCGCGAGCCATGGAGCAACTGGAGCGGGGCGAATACGACGCGGCACGCTCGGGCCTGCGCGAGGCTCGCCGCCTTCATGAGCGCGCCGTGGAATTGGGACGCAGCGACGCCCGGAGCTACGAGGCGCTGGCGGAGGTGGGGCTGCAGGAGGCGGAGCTGGACCGGCGCCAGGGGCAGCTTCCCCACGCATCGCTGGAGAAGGCGTTGGCCGCGGCGGAACAGGGCCTCCAGGCCGCGCCGTCTCGCGGGGCGGGCTATACCCGCAAGGCGTTCATCCTCATCAATCGCTACCGCGCCGCGAACGCAGCAGGCCAGGGGCTGGACCCGAAACCCATCCTCGCCGACTGCCTCGCCACCGCCTCTCGCGCGGTGGAGTTGTCCCCCCAGGACGTCCAGGCGCACGACATCCTGGGCGTCGGCCATTTCTTCCAGGGGCTCCGGGCGGCGTGGGAGGAAAAGGACCCCGAGCCTGCCTGGGGCGAGGCCATCTCCCGACTGGAACGGGCCCTCGAACTCCAGCCTCAATACCCGTGGGGACTCAATGACCTGGCGCTGGTGCATCATTCGCGAGGGACTCACCAGCGCGAGCGCGGAGAGGACCCGTCTGCCTCCTACGCCGAGGCGGAGCGCCTCCTGCGTCTGGCCGTGAGGCACGACCCGAAATACGTGTTCGGGTTCTCGAACCTGGCGGAGCTGTACAACGCGATGGCGGCGCACGGCCTCGCGAGGGGGCTCGATCCGGAGCCCGAGGTGCAGAAGGCCATCGCGGCGGGAGAGGCCGCGCTCGCCATCAACGGCAACTTCCACTCGGCGCTGAACAAGCTGGGGCTCTCGGAGCTGCTTCGCGCGGAGCACCTCGTCGTCTCGGGGGCGGATGCACGGGCTCCACTGGAGCGTGCTTCCCATTGGTTCGAGCGTTCGCTCGGTATCAACCCGACCTTCGGTCGGAGCCACTTCTTCCTCGCGATGGGACATTGGCTCTCGGCGACCCATGCCGTGCGCGAAGACAGGGACCCCGGCGCCTCGCTCCAGGCGGGCCAGCGTGCCCTGGCGGCCGCGCTGCGCGGGGACAAGAGCTGCGCCGACTGCCAGGTCCTGAGCGCGCGTCTGGCGCTCGTGGAGGCCGCCTGGGCACGACGCAGTGGGCTCTCCGGACTTCGACACCTCCAGCACGCGCATGCCGAGGCCCGGAGGGCGGTGGAGATACATCCCTACAACGAATCCCACGAAGTGCTGGCGAGAGCCTGCTGGCGTCTGGCGCAAGTGGTGTCACCGAGCGAGGCACCGGGCTTCATCTCCGAGGGGCTTGCGCAGGTGGACCTGGCGCTCGGGCTGGATTCGAAGCTGGCTTCGGCCCATGCCGTCCGTGGAGGGCTGCGATTGCTCCAGTCACGACTGGCGCGTGGGGATGAGGAGCGCGCCGCCCATCTGAGTCAGGCCCGCGAGTCACTGTCGCGGGCGATGGAACTCCGGCCCCTGCTCCGGCGGGAGGATGCGGACGCGCTGCGCGAAGCGGGCTTCAGTGCGTCGCGGGATTGA